The window CCGCAAAaagtgaatagaaaaaaaaaacagcaatatcaAGATGAAAGGtttaagagacaaaaaaaaattctgtaatggTAGTATGgctgtttcagaaaaaaaaataaaggtgtgtaGATGTCTATATTGATTAGAAGCACATTCCAATACTATTGAAGTTTCCTGTTAGAGCAAAGTTTAATGTTTAATAGTTTCTTCACATTTACTGTTATAGGCAGGCCCTTTTTGATTAAAAAGGCAAGATTAGCATAGACTGAATTTGTAATAAGAGAAGTTGTACTTCCAGCTTTTTTCTGTCTCCCCTCACTTGCTTGTGTACACACTTCCCATTGATGGTAAagtgtttatgtatttaattgttAGTCACCAAAAAGACATTGTTATTCCAGCTTCTCTTCTTGATTAGCAATATTTACAGGTTGGTATAAGAAGTGGAAAATACACTGAAGCTTATtgcattttctctctctcacagTTCTCTTGTGGTGCCATTTTATGTGCTACGCCCTTTGACAAGTCTGCTTTTCTTCAAGTATTTCTTCAAATACTTGTCATGTTCAACAACTTGTTGCTGACATCTTTGTTGAGATTTTGCCAATTGTTTACATTGTAATTCACTGTTAGTCCCGTAAAGAACattgttatttcagttttttgcttGAGTACTTGTAGTTATACGTAAATCATGGTGGCTGTAAAATGTGCTAAAGCCTCTTGTATTCCCCAGTGAAATGCTCCTGTAGTTCAACATTCTGTGCTCCAGTGCTGCAAGATGAGCTTTCCTGAGTTTGCATCTGGTTTGGCAATCACTCTTAATTCAGTTGCAATAATACTGTTGAGGAAATTCTTAGTGCTGGGCCTGCCTTCTTGAgaactggaattaaaaaaaaaaatgtgctgtataTATTTCATAATAGCTGTGACTCTTTGTCAACATGCATAGTTAATGCTGCAGTTTACCTTCTGTAGGATTTTAGCTTCAGGTAGACCATTTCCTAGGTCtagtagaagaaaatggactGGCTACTGATGAAGTTTCAGTTCTGTATTCTTTTGGTGCTGAAGCAATGGTGAAGGTCAGTTCCAGGCAGAACCAAATTAGGACTTCACTGAGTTCATTCACTTGACAAGAAGCAGCATTACAAAATTTGTCaacagttttgtttaatttcagttaCACTTAATAATAGGCCAGCAATCAGTAATTTGCTTTATTCCATATTTTACTCTTGGGTTTTTGTGGCAACATTAAGAGGCATGATTGAATATGGTTGTGTGTGTTAGTATGACCTGATATGGATATATTCCCTACCTAGGTGCCAGCACACCCAAAATCATGTATTAAAATAAGTGGGTCAAGTTaatgaataatattaaataaaatgtataactaTTGGGCTTCATAAAATCTGTATTAGTTAATTAAAACATACATGTGGGCACCTTAACAGGTTCAATATATTTAATCAAtgccattttctgttgtgtttattcagttttaaattatggatatattatttaaatgtgtgtatttGCCAGTGGAggtcttttaaagctttaattTGATGTTTTCAATTGGAGGgtaatgcatgcatttttaaaatctttttgggTCTTTGACACTAGGTATAAAACATGAACTTTTACATGAAACCTTCTAAGTAGACAACAGTTTTTTAAGGGCAGTTTTTGCCACTACTACTGAAATCCAAAGCTATTTTATAAGCAGTAAggcattttgaaaaatgtacaaaatacattGTTACATTATTAGAATAGTGAAAGTGACTGTTTAGTCGCATcaataccagaaaaaaaaaaaaaaataagcagtttAAAACAAGGTCAAAGCAATAAGGAATCTGTTCAGTTAATCAAAAAAAAACGTGCTTCATGTGAGTCAGTGGTACTTAATCAGACAAAGAACAAAATTGCCAAAGTCAAAGATAAAGCAGCTCACCTATATTCAGCAGTCATTTATTAATGAAATTctgtgttatatttacaaaatatacttTGCTAAAGGTTTTCATATGAAAAATAGTGACATTCTAATCCACTGTTGTTAGATTTGTTTCAATTGTTTTTAGCTGTGATCCATAATAACCCCTCAGCCATGAAGGTGGTATAACCACAGGCCACCTGACAGCTGTGATGCAGCACATCACTGTCCACATGTAATTAAAGGATTGCAGTGGCCACAGGTGAGCTTTTCAGGCTgatatcaaaattattttaaaagaggcCTGTATAGTAACTTAATAAACAATGGACTGAGTTTGAATAAGTGCGGAATGAAAAATAGGCAGCGATCACAAGAAGTAAACAAGAATGGACCAGGAAGGAACAGCACTGAAGGAGAGGTTTTTACTATGGTACAGTACATGGGCCCTCATGTTTGGCTTTGGAAAACTGTAGTGAATACAGATTTTTGTTACAACTCAAGTGCTTAATTAGAAggcaatccttgccaataatggAACATCTTATTTCATTTTAGGCGTTGCTCGTGatttctgccatgtcaagtcattgtTTAGCATGGTTATTGAGTCATTTACTTGTTCCTCTtccattcctttttaaaaattttattaaagcaGATACGTACATCATGATGAACACGCAGTTGTAAATGGTTATCATGCAGCAAGTTTGCATGCACataaaaagacagaataagatgAGAAATACAGTTAAGTCAGGAACATGGTTTCTTCAAAATCCACACAATGTGCAAAAAAAGTTAAACCTCATCAGCCACTGTGATtctgaaaacaagcatggagTCTGTAACTTGTGTTTCATATACTTGTTTAATCCTTCATGTGCAGTAACTAACTGAGCCACCAATGATTCACGGTATGAACTCTGCCCACTACATCACACGATAACACTGTTCCAACATGTTTATAGCAAATAGCTCTTTATTAATGTGTTTGTGTTACCGGATTGTACGCAGCAGATTATTTTCTGCATGTCCATGTGATTGAACCCTGCAAAGGAGTGCATATAGGTACGTTTCCTTCTCACCTTTGACCCAGTGCTCCTGGAATATtaataacacaggtatttttactttagtAAAATAGGCATATTTTGTGTtaggtgtgggggggggggggggggtgcatggTATACCATTTCTGACGCGGTAGAAGACACAGGAAGTCACCTATGCTACTTGTTACAAAAGAGACGGCATGTGGTGGGGAGTGTTttgaaaggaaatgaaaaagtcTAGTAAATcttgcttgtttttgttcaataGGGAGCCAAACGAATTTGAGAGAATAGcactttgacatttattttttttattgtccatcttttttgcttttgtttttctaaacagtcggtaaacattttttttattttgcacaaagtattttgaatataattaaagatgactcaattcattcttttaataaacaacttaaaactcatttgttcaggaaggcatttaattTACCCTAACATTCTGACCCATCTTTCAGTTTACTTGTCGGTCCAGGTGCTCAGGAAGATTAGCATTGTATCACAAATTATCTTATTTGTTTagggttttcttgtagtatttgtatttttgtagtttaTTGTGGTTTATTGTCTGCTATTCTAATGAAAAGCtttgtttcctgtatttatctttatttgttttaagttGATATTACTTTGTATTcagtgttgtgtatttgatcttttttttctgctttttccattatTCATTCTGAAACTTTGGGAAGCACTTTTGGCTTAggaaatggcactatataaataaaatatttatttttattactttagttGATTGAAATAGTCCTTATGGAAAGAAACATCACAGTAGAGCTACCAACTGTCAATCTATAAATTTTGGGCCAATGGAAACACCTGAAGTGGATTCAGTCTAAGTATATGCgcacttttttattatatagtgatataaatttTAGGCCAAATTGCCCATCCCTAGCATTAGGTTACTTGTTAatttaaaagtaattggactatgTGAGGgcactttcttttttaatgtgtCACCTGCATCACTGCTCCTGCTATTGTTCTGCTGAACATAGtactgtatgttcagctcatcaacatactCTTCTGCCTGGGACTACTGAAAGTATGTGCGAAGCAAAAACATATGTAAGTGAACAGAATGCAACAGACATGTGCAGACTGCAAAATCTTTAAAAGCATAGCCTAAAGAGTGCAAATGGATGTATAGACATTGACATAGAAACAAGTGAAAAGGTTAAAAAGATCAGAGGAGAAATAGAGGAAGCATTAAGATATGTCATATAGGGGAGGGGAATAGTACTATTTCAGGTGTGAAAGAAGCAGACAATGTCAAAAATGTGTGCCTTATTTACAGAGTATAGCATCTGGTCAGTAGTCCTTCATGAGTTGACACTTTAAGGTTTGGTATGAGGAgcagaaaagaaagcaaactCTTAAAATAGCAATATGAGAAGACATACAAAAACATCACTCTATAAgagattggggggaaaaaataagATGTTTTTACAATTTAAGTTAGTTCCACTGATTCTCAATGTTTCAGACAGATAGCTATTTTTCCCTAAATTGGTTTTCATAAGGGAGACCTGAATGATCTTATAGGGATTGTTAAAATGCCTAAAAGAGTATACCACAAAGCCCCCACCCATGCTCTCCCATACACAACCCCCAAGATCTAGCCcatctttctatctatccataCATATATTAAGTGAAACTGGGTATTCTATTTCAGAATAGCAAGGGCAGCCTTGAGGGCAAGGCATCTGAACGGTCTGACAATGGCCACACTACTAGAACAATAACATATATTTatttggcacattttcatacaacagcgtagctcaaagagctttacaagatgacaaggaaaaagttacaagacaagaaaaataaaaaaagatcttTTGGATATTGTTACTATTAGCAGGCAGAAGGCCTCAcattgtttattctttttaaacaagctacTCTGACTTATTAAATGTCTGACTGGTGCTAGTTTGGCGctacttcattttatatagttCCATAATAAGTTTCTCAAAATATTTATATGAGATAACTTGCATATTTATTAATCAGAGTTTATAAATTTAAACATATTGCCAGGCAGTACACTTTCTAGGAGTTTTCTTGGTAATATACAGTAGTAgcagtgaaaaatatattttgcacaaaacacaaatatatgcATTTAAAACAATATGGTAAAGTAGAATTGCACTCTCGCCCAGTATTTTCAAATAAGTCCTTACAAAAACAAACCATAATTTATATTGAATAAAGAAGTTTAGAAATCCGGAAGAGACCTGATGAATCGGAGACCATATTTAACAATAGTGACTTGAAGTTGGAAAAGAACTGTTTATATGTCTAGTAGTTCTTCCCTTTAGTGACCAGTAACATTTCCTTGATGGTAATAGTTGAAAGAGATGGTTGCTTATATATGCAGATTAGAATTTCTTATAATCTGAGGCCATAAGATCTAATTGACTTCTGCAAGTTTTATAGTAAGCAAATGATAACATTTCGGGCTGTGTACATTGGAGCTTCAATTTCAACTTCTTAAACTCAAAAACCTGAAGCAAccctcattttaaattgtttttgttgagcagttaaaaaattaaacatctgcATTGGACTGGCAAGACATCCAAGTTGTTTTGTGAAGTATTTTTGCTTGTATGTTTTGAATTTATATCTGATGAGCTTATTACCTGAACTTTGAGAAACTGAATGATCCTTATGCAGTATTAGTTGGTGgcttatatttatatgtatatgtgtatatatatatatatatatatatatatatatatatatatataattttaatttatttatattgcttttaGTAATCAGTCAGATAATAATCCGAGTCTTCAGATATTTCAATGGATTTGTATACTTTCTGATACTAAATCAATTACTGAAGAATTTCTTTAAGATTTTCCTTACTATGTTAACTTACTCACTATTGAAATGCATCAAGCAGTAAatagtttatttgtattttataggtCGAAATGAGCCCCTCAAGAAAGACAAGCCCAAGTGGAAGAGTGACTATCCAATGACTGAGGGTCAACTGCGAAGCAAGAGAGACGAGTTCTGGGATACTGCACCAGCATTTGAGGGCCGGAAAGAGATTTGGGATGCACTAAAGGCTGCAGCTGTTGCTATCGAGTGCAATGATCATGAGCTTGCACAAGCTATTGTTGATGGGGCAAATATAACTCTCCCACATGGCAAGTTTTGTGTCTTGATCTTGTTTAACTGTTTTGACCTTCTAACTAAAGGTTTCTGTTGTCCTTGTATAatggtaatttattttaaagtagtgCAATTTTGATACCACTGCCACAATTTTCCTAGTAAATATAATACATCCATTCCACTGAAACCCATGGCATATCAGTCCTGCACACTATTGTAAAGTATTTATAAACAGAGGTTAAACAGAAATACATCCAATATGTAAAATTAATGTAATATTGGATTTAAGTATGGCATCTTAGTCTGTTACCCTAAATATTCTTGTGTGGATGGCTCTACATCTCACAGTCAGTGTTCTCTGACTTGGTGTTTACTTTTAATAGACTACACATAATAAGTAAATCACACAGAAGTTTAAAAGTAGTTATACTTGGTTAAATATGTAGCTGGAGAGTGGTAATGtatgttgatcagcacatgcaAGTACACTTTACTGTTTATACGAAACAGTAAATCCTATAACATGCTTTATACATTTCAGCAAAATATTTACTATGCTTCCTCATTAAAGACTTCTTTAAAACAAGGACATTTCTGTTGACTCCATATCAATCACAGACTAAAATAATTATTCCCTCAAAATGGAGCTTAATTAGCAAAATACCCCTTTTAAAAGGAGATGTTTACACTGATGAAAATAATCGCCTAGTGGAAATGCTGATTGTGTAATAGTAACTGTTTTGGCATTACACACCAAAAAGGGAAAAGACTTACttctacttttttgttttttttcccctggaaTCCATTTCATATTTTTACCAAAATGGGGATTACTgaatttggggggaaaaaaataaaagtaaagtatttcagtgtaaaggtaaaaaaaaaaatactgtcttCCAGCTTAAGAAACTTGAAATTCCCACAAGAGTCTCCCCATGGTTGCCTTGTGTATTACATTTTCAAATCatgtttatttgcagaaaaaCATGGGTTAGGGTAAGGTTTAGCCCGCCAATTATAAGATGCATACTATAAATATTTCCTTAATGATACCTCCTTATATGCCACACAATAAATGTATGTAACAATTTGTAGAAGTTCACAAAACCACCAGGGGTACAGGTGCTATTCTTATCACTGGTCACACACATCTGCTCTCATTTTTGCATGCACTAGAACAGTGTtttccaaactcagtcctggggacccactgtggctgcaggtttttgttccaacccgattcctaatcagtgataacacctgatcacactgatctcatttaattagctgggatttttttttcttttattctgcattcagaaaagcacagcagcatgatttttacatttataagacatttagaaatatttctgctttttctatacatttaaatgcttaactctcttttgttgatttaattctattttgctctttctctgtgaaGTTTTttcccttcgttgtatcttattaatggcaattaaaaatgagcagagcagacacgctggcaaacactgaataatcaaaggctgcaactttAGCATGAGACCTactgattagtaaataatagattcattaaacaattagaacacctggaaaagtagattgaaaatcaagatgaaaatattgttaaaaagaaaaaaatacattattcctatataactgcttagtagTTTTCTTAGTTTAgtaacttagttttctaatttctatattgttcccaaaacacagaacttgggaaataacacatcacttaattagcccaggagtccaattaaaaacaaaagctggttggaacaaaaacctgcagccacagtggggccccaggaccgagtttgggaaacactgcactaGAATGACCAGTTAACCagactgcatatactgtataccttaaGAAACAATGCAAAGTCAatatcatacttttttttttttttttttaaactgcatgtgttgtcattttttactttctcgtatacgaagtattgggaaagtattgtaatcgtccaaagattcgatgtcgagatattgatgaatctcaacattttagacctccctgactttctcgtatacgaagtatagggaaagtattggaatcctccaaaaattccattttgagattttgatgaatctcaacattttagacctccctgagtccgaaaataccaatttttggaattatgtctgtgtgagtgtgtatgtaaatacaataactTTAGTACACTTTcaattaggtcaaccaaattttgcatttaagtattagttacaaaatataaagttctatcaacttttgagctatttccattaaccgaaGTGGTaccttaccttttattcatgcaactgcagagtccgatttattcaactttacttttataataattgttcaatatattattaatttgatttgtttttgatggttctttattgtacataatataaaaatactgtataatcattGTCATGCGGTTTACTCttgaaatatccatccccatgtcTGAGTATATGAGTAAAAtctagaggagaccactcccgatttttgccATTATAACAACCTATTAATGGTTCCCTTATGAGAGTTTGCGTAGCAGCACATGAAACTAAAATcgaaatttttatactgtattatatttcacATATATCTTTTCCCCATTAAGCGTGCACTCAGGATGGATGTAACAAATCAAAGTAACAGTAAAGTAAAATATTGATAAAACATTTTGCAGggcaataatatattaatattgtcATCATTTCCTGTTTTGTGTTATACGATTAAGTCttttatatgcaaaaataaaatcaccTGTGCTCTGTTTCTTGTTTTAAGGATCACTGACAGAGTGCTATGATGAGCTGGGAAACCGCTACCAGCTTCCAGTATATTGTCTTGCTCCACCAGTAAACCTTATCAGTGAACGTAGTGAAGAGGAATCTTCAAACACACCAGAGCCTCAATCTGGCACTAAACGAGAGTTTCAATTAAAAGTGCGTCTGTCAACAGGAAAGGATCTACGTCTCAATGCAAGTATGTCTGATACTATTGGACAGTTAAAGAAACAGCTTCAGGTCCAGGAGGACATTGACCCAGCACACCAGCGCTGGTTCTTCTCAGGGAAATTGCTCACTGACAAAACCAGGTTACAGGAAACCAAAATTCAGAAAGATTTTGTGATCCAGGTTATAGTAAATAAAGTGAGTGCACCCAACTGAGGAAATGAACAGCGGTTTGTATTAGGGGATTTTATTCTTGCTTGTTACTttatacaacatttaaaaataaataaatgcagatcATTATGCATAATTTGCTCTGGTATGGGAGAGGTGATCTAAGTAGATTAACAGTGCTTCTTCAATTTGTAGTGTAAAATCTCAGGGACACAATACTCTTTGAGTGCAGTGAAGTTAAACAATGGCTTTTTCAAAACTGTGTAGTACTTTAAGTACAAACTTAGGGGGAAGTGACAGTTGGTTGGGAGAACTGGAAATTCATGCTTATAAATAGAGATTAAGCTTTGTAAAAATGTAAGCTAAGTGTGTGAGCATAAT of the Erpetoichthys calabaricus chromosome 2, fErpCal1.3, whole genome shotgun sequence genome contains:
- the LOC114647118 gene encoding ubiquitin domain-containing protein 1; translation: MGGCVGRERADTQGSTRTNARNPRKRGGRNEPLKKDKPKWKSDYPMTEGQLRSKRDEFWDTAPAFEGRKEIWDALKAAAVAIECNDHELAQAIVDGANITLPHGSLTECYDELGNRYQLPVYCLAPPVNLISERSEEESSNTPEPQSGTKREFQLKVRLSTGKDLRLNASMSDTIGQLKKQLQVQEDIDPAHQRWFFSGKLLTDKTRLQETKIQKDFVIQVIVNKVSAPN